A region from the Stygiolobus caldivivus genome encodes:
- a CDS encoding zinc ribbon domain-containing protein yields the protein MTKKCPRCGYENSDSAEFCAKCGYALVGFEQTVVPKVPKPSQSQQSVSPSSAPPKSPPPPPPTTSSPPPPPPPPPPPTTSANPRPPQTTASSQNPNPPATPPLPPPTTSQASTSRAPVITSSSSSSSRPKQKNFLKYVAAGLVAAIVVVAVVFFVLPMMSPSSPPSYVLLTSGEAAAIFGGQWNNPAITVVTYGNGLYTIKNVGSSSSNPIGAYTYLPAFFGTTTTTVFNGYQEAIVNTLTTPITSSISIQIVDFYTGSSKLAGQMYSSAVTQLASQGIAYSSQGTFPAKTGVTYSYSFYTVKSDELLVAQGGDQVVIIIVSGGAGNPAFSASSVLQVLNYVPS from the coding sequence ATGACTAAAAAGTGTCCTAGGTGCGGTTATGAAAACTCCGACTCAGCGGAGTTCTGTGCAAAATGCGGGTACGCACTAGTAGGGTTCGAGCAGACGGTAGTACCGAAAGTCCCAAAACCTTCACAAAGCCAACAGTCTGTTAGCCCTAGTTCTGCACCCCCTAAGTCTCCTCCTCCACCTCCTCCAACTACATCATCGCCTCCTCCACCTCCTCCACCTCCTCCACCGCCAACCACATCTGCCAACCCTAGACCACCCCAGACTACAGCCTCAAGCCAAAACCCTAACCCGCCCGCGACACCTCCTCTACCCCCTCCGACTACCTCTCAAGCCTCAACTAGTAGGGCACCCGTAATAACTTCCTCCTCGTCTAGCTCTTCAAGACCAAAACAGAAGAATTTCCTCAAATACGTCGCTGCGGGGCTCGTAGCTGCAATAGTAGTCGTAGCGGTAGTGTTCTTTGTATTACCTATGATGAGCCCCAGTTCACCGCCCTCCTATGTCCTATTGACCTCCGGGGAAGCCGCGGCGATTTTCGGCGGCCAGTGGAATAACCCCGCCATAACCGTTGTAACATACGGTAACGGGTTATACACCATCAAGAACGTGGGCAGCTCTTCTTCAAACCCCATAGGGGCTTATACTTATTTACCAGCCTTTTTCGGCACTACCACGACTACTGTATTCAACGGCTACCAGGAAGCTATAGTGAATACTCTTACGACCCCAATTACTTCAAGCATATCGATACAGATAGTAGACTTTTACACGGGGTCTTCTAAGTTAGCGGGGCAGATGTACTCGTCTGCAGTAACACAACTGGCATCGCAGGGTATAGCTTACAGCTCCCAAGGTACCTTCCCGGCTAAGACCGGAGTGACCTACTCATATTCCTTTTACACTGTTAAGTCCGACGAGTTACTCGTAGCACAAGGGGGAGACCAAGTAGTAATTATAATAGTTTCCGGAGGTGCAGGTAACCCCGCTTTCAGTGCTTCCAGCGTCCTGCAAGTACTCAACTACGTACCGTCGTAA